In a genomic window of Halobiforma lacisalsi AJ5:
- the aspS gene encoding aspartate--tRNA(Asn) ligase: MQDRTYTEDAEPGDEVTVAGWVHEIRDLGGIAFLILRDTTGKIQIKFEKDEMDDDLVETGLDVARESVIRVTGDVEEEPRAPTGVEVTPESLEVVSEADPELPLDPSGKVDADLSTRLDNRTLDLRKEEVQAVFEIRAEILRAVREQFREFRCTEINTPKIVATGTEGGTELFPITYFGEEAFMNQSPQLFKQLIAGSNVERVFEIGPIFRAEEHNTPRHLNEATSIDFEGAFCDAHDAMDVAEGIVKAAYEAVNENCSEELEALDLEEEFEVPEGDFLRISYEEAIERINATGELDEQLVWGDDLPTEAEKALGQDVGGHYFITEWPSEIKPFYIKDTEDDETLSTGFDLMHPRMELVSGGQREHRHEHLIEGFEQQGLDPDQFEYYTKMFKYGMPPHAGFGLGGERLIMTLLGLDNIREAVLFPRDRQRLSP, translated from the coding sequence ATGCAGGACAGAACCTATACTGAAGACGCCGAGCCGGGCGACGAAGTTACCGTCGCCGGATGGGTCCACGAGATCCGCGACCTCGGCGGCATCGCCTTCCTGATCCTCCGGGATACCACCGGAAAGATCCAGATCAAGTTCGAGAAAGACGAGATGGACGACGATCTCGTCGAGACCGGCCTCGACGTCGCTCGCGAGAGCGTCATCAGGGTCACCGGCGACGTCGAGGAGGAGCCCCGCGCACCGACCGGCGTCGAGGTCACGCCGGAATCGCTCGAGGTCGTCTCCGAAGCCGATCCCGAACTGCCGCTCGATCCGTCAGGGAAGGTCGACGCCGACCTCTCGACGCGACTCGACAACCGCACGCTCGACCTGCGGAAGGAGGAGGTCCAGGCCGTCTTCGAGATCCGCGCCGAGATCCTGCGGGCCGTCCGCGAGCAGTTCCGCGAGTTCCGCTGTACGGAGATCAACACGCCGAAGATCGTCGCCACCGGGACCGAGGGCGGGACCGAGCTGTTTCCGATCACGTACTTCGGCGAGGAAGCGTTCATGAACCAGTCCCCGCAGCTGTTCAAGCAGCTGATCGCGGGCTCGAACGTCGAGCGCGTCTTCGAGATCGGCCCGATCTTCCGCGCCGAGGAGCACAACACGCCGCGGCACCTCAACGAGGCCACGTCGATCGACTTCGAGGGCGCGTTCTGTGACGCCCACGACGCGATGGACGTCGCGGAGGGCATCGTCAAGGCGGCCTACGAGGCGGTCAACGAGAACTGCAGCGAGGAACTCGAGGCGCTCGACCTCGAAGAGGAGTTCGAGGTTCCCGAGGGCGACTTCCTGCGTATCTCCTACGAGGAGGCCATCGAACGCATCAACGCGACGGGCGAACTCGACGAGCAACTCGTCTGGGGCGACGACCTCCCGACGGAAGCCGAGAAGGCGCTCGGACAGGACGTCGGCGGCCACTACTTCATCACCGAGTGGCCAAGCGAGATCAAGCCGTTCTACATCAAGGACACCGAAGACGACGAGACGCTCTCGACGGGCTTCGACCTGATGCACCCGCGGATGGAACTGGTCTCGGGCGGCCAGCGTGAGCACCGCCACGAGCACCTCATCGAAGGGTTCGAACAGCAGGGACTCGACCCCGACCAGTTCGAGTACTACACGAAGATGTTCAAGTACGGTATGCCGCCCCACGCCGGCTTCGGCCTCGGCGGCGAGCGTCTGATCATGACGCTGCTCGGGCTGGACAACATCCGAGAGGCTGTGTTGTTCCCGAGAGATCGTCAGCGTCTGAGTCCGTAA
- a CDS encoding zinc-dependent alcohol dehydrogenase family protein, translating to MRAAVLEAYGEPLSIESVDDPALDPQGVVVEVEACGICRSDWHAWQGHGEWADDRVPIGQILGHEPAGRVVRTGDRVDSLEAGDRVAVPFNLGEGSCRYCRNGHGNVCTDGYALGFEPEVPGAFAERVHVPHADYNLTTLPDGVSATEAAALGCRYVTAFHGLAHRADVGAGDWVAVHGCGGLGLAAVQIAAALGGRVVAVDVRDEPLSMAADLGAEKTVRADRTDDVPAVIEGATDGGAHVSVDALGRAETCRNSLGCLRPRGTHVQVGLTTDAERGEVSLPIDELTRWDVSFVGSRGMPPSRYDELLGLIDAGRLEPARLVTREVALADVSDRLAAMTSYDTRGIEVVTEL from the coding sequence ATGCGCGCTGCAGTCCTCGAGGCCTACGGCGAACCGCTGTCGATCGAGTCGGTCGACGACCCCGCCCTCGACCCACAGGGGGTCGTCGTCGAGGTCGAGGCCTGCGGGATCTGCCGGAGCGACTGGCACGCCTGGCAGGGCCACGGCGAGTGGGCCGACGACCGCGTGCCGATCGGGCAGATCCTCGGTCACGAACCCGCTGGTCGCGTCGTCCGTACGGGCGACCGCGTCGACTCGCTCGAGGCCGGCGACCGGGTGGCAGTCCCGTTCAACCTCGGCGAGGGCTCCTGTCGGTACTGTCGCAACGGCCACGGGAACGTCTGTACGGACGGGTACGCGCTGGGCTTCGAGCCCGAGGTCCCGGGCGCGTTCGCCGAGCGGGTCCACGTCCCCCACGCCGACTACAACCTCACGACGCTCCCGGACGGCGTCTCCGCGACGGAGGCGGCCGCGCTCGGCTGCCGGTACGTGACGGCCTTCCACGGGCTGGCCCACCGGGCCGATGTCGGGGCCGGCGACTGGGTCGCGGTCCACGGCTGTGGCGGCCTCGGGCTCGCCGCGGTACAGATCGCCGCCGCGCTCGGGGGGCGCGTCGTCGCCGTCGACGTGCGGGACGAACCGCTCTCGATGGCGGCCGACCTGGGCGCTGAGAAGACGGTTCGCGCGGACCGGACCGACGACGTTCCCGCGGTCATCGAGGGCGCGACCGACGGCGGCGCTCACGTCTCCGTCGACGCGCTCGGACGGGCCGAAACCTGTCGCAACAGCCTCGGCTGTCTCCGCCCGCGCGGGACCCACGTCCAGGTCGGGCTGACGACCGACGCCGAGCGCGGCGAGGTGTCGCTGCCGATCGACGAACTCACCCGCTGGGACGTCTCCTTCGTCGGCTCGCGGGGGATGCCGCCCTCGAGGTACGACGAACTGCTCGGGTTGATCGACGCGGGCCGACTCGAGCCCGCCCGGCTGGTCACTCGGGAGGTCGCCCTCGCGGACGTGTCGGATCGCCTCGCCGCGATGACCAGCTACGATACCCGCGGGATCGAAGTCGTCACCGAGTTGTGA
- a CDS encoding pantoate kinase: MRDEATAFVPGHITGFFSAHPHDDPTKAGSRGAGLTLTDGVEVTVEPTTASEPTVVLDGDEIEVEPVRTVLETLDAPARVEAESDLPLGAGFGISGAMALGTALAANRVFERTLSTNELVTIAHGAEVKAGTGLGDVVAQAHGGIPVRLEPGGPQDNKLDSIPARARVEYLSFGELSTADVLSGDTDRLTEAGRNALSRVVEEPTLLSFMYASRLFAREAGLLTDRVAETIAEVAAADGQASMAMLGETVFALGTGLSDAGYEPSVCATHPAGAVLK; this comes from the coding sequence ATGCGCGACGAGGCGACAGCGTTCGTCCCCGGCCACATTACGGGGTTTTTCAGCGCCCATCCCCACGACGATCCGACGAAGGCGGGCTCCCGCGGTGCCGGACTCACCCTGACGGACGGCGTCGAGGTGACGGTCGAGCCCACGACCGCGAGCGAGCCGACCGTCGTCCTGGACGGCGACGAGATCGAGGTCGAGCCGGTTCGGACGGTCCTCGAGACGCTCGACGCGCCGGCCCGCGTCGAGGCTGAATCCGATCTGCCGCTGGGGGCCGGCTTCGGCATCTCGGGAGCGATGGCGCTCGGGACGGCGCTGGCCGCGAACCGCGTGTTCGAGCGGACGCTCTCGACGAACGAACTGGTGACGATCGCTCACGGTGCCGAGGTGAAAGCCGGGACCGGACTCGGCGACGTCGTCGCCCAGGCCCACGGCGGGATCCCGGTCCGCCTCGAGCCCGGCGGTCCCCAGGACAATAAACTCGACTCGATCCCCGCTCGAGCGCGCGTCGAGTACCTCTCGTTCGGCGAACTCTCGACGGCCGACGTGCTCTCGGGCGACACCGACCGGCTGACCGAGGCAGGCCGGAACGCGCTCTCCCGGGTCGTCGAGGAGCCGACCCTGCTCTCGTTCATGTACGCGTCGCGGCTGTTCGCTCGGGAGGCCGGCCTCCTTACTGACCGCGTCGCGGAGACGATCGCCGAGGTCGCCGCGGCGGACGGCCAGGCGTCGATGGCCATGCTCGGCGAGACCGTCTTCGCGCTCGGGACCGGCCTCTCGGACGCAGGGTACGAGCCTTCGGTCTGTGCGACCCACCCTGCAGGCGCGGTACTCAAGTAG